The Duganella sp. BuS-21 sequence CCCCTATTACATCACCCGCATCCAGTTCGAATAACTCAGGAGAAGTAACCCCATGGCCGAATCCCTCCGCGCCGCAAGCCTGCTCGTCCTCGCCACGCTGGCCGCATCCGCCGGCGCCGCAACCGTTACGGTGCAGTCGCCCGACGGCCGCAACGTCGTCGCGGTTGATAGCGACAAGCTGACTTACACCGTCAGCCGCGACGGCAAGAACCTCATCGCCACCTCGCCGCTGGGCCTCAACCTCGACATCGGCGCCATCGGCGCCGGTGCGAAGTTGAGCGGCCATGCGGAGCGCAGCGTCAAGGACACGTACAACATCGTGGTCGGCAAGGCGCGCAGCGCGCCCGATCATTTCAATGAATCGCGGCTGGCGTTTGCAGCCAACGGCAAGGCGCCGCAATTCCAGCTGCTGGTGCGCGCCTACGACAACGGTGTGGCGCTGCGCTACGTGGTGCCGGAACAGGCCGGCCTGTCCACCTTCAAGGTGATGAACGAGGCCACGCAGTTCAACTTCGCCAAGGACTACGAATGCTGGGGCGCCAACATGGGCCGCTTCGACACCAGCTTCGAAGCCGAATACGACAAGATCAAGGCCTCCGGCATCCGCAACTTCCACAACTACATGGCGCCGCTGGTGTGCAAGAGCGGCGCCGGCGCCGGCACCTTCGCCATCGCCGAATCGGATGTGAAGGACTATCCCGGCTTCTTCCTCTCCGGCCGTGGCGATGCTGGTTTGGGCGTGATGGTTACGCTGCCGCCGCGCTTCGACAACAACCGCGATTACCGCTTCCGTAAAACCGTCTCCGCTAACGTGCAGTTGAAGGGGCAAGGCTTCCAGACGCCATGGCGGGTGGTGATGCTGGGCGACACGCCCGGCGACCTGACCGCTTCGTCGCTGATCCCAACCCTGGCCGCGCCTTCGCAGATCAAGGACACTAGCTGGATCAAGCCATCGAAAACCGCGTGGGATTGGTGGAACGACTGGGCCGTGAACGTGCCGAATGCGGGCGTGAACACCGCCACCTACAAGGCCTTCGTCGACTTCTCGAAAGAGATGAAGCTGGACGATATCCTGATCGACGAAGGCTGGTCGGTGGGCAGCGATATCGAACCGAATCCGCAGGCCGACGTCACCCGCGCCAAGCCGGAGATGGACATGCCGGAGCTGCTGCGTTACGCGCAATCGAAAGACGTGGGCGTGTGGCTGTGGGTGCAGTGGCAGCAGCTCGATAACCAGATGGACGCCGCCTTCAAGCAGTACGCAGCCTGGGGCGTCAAGGGCGTGAAGGTGGACTTCATGAACCGCAACGACCAGGAGATGGTCGACTGGTATCACAAAGTGCTGCAGAAAGCCGCCGACAACAAGCTGATGGTCGATTTGCACGGCGCCTATCCGCCGACCGGCTTGAACCGCACCTGGCCCAACTACATCACCCAGGAAGGCGTGCTCGGTGCGGAAAACAACAAATGGAGCGCGCGCATTACGGCCGCCCACAACGTGACCCTGCCGTTCACCCGCATGATCCTCGGCCCGATGGACTACACGCCGGGCGGCTTCCACAACGCTACGCCGGCCGCCTTCGCGCACCGCAATCATGAGCCGATGGTGATGACCACGCGCGGCCACGCCATCGCCATGTACGTGGTGTACGACAGCCCGTTCCAGATGGTGTCCGACAGCCCTGCCGCCTACAAGAATGCCGACGGCTCCTGGGCCGATGGCGCGGAGTTCGTCCAAACTGTTCCTACCTCATGGGATGAAACGCGCATCCTGGCCGGCGACATCGGCCAGTACATTGTTTCGGCCCGCCGCAAGGGCGATACCTGGTACATCGGCGCGATGGGGAATGAAGCCGGACGCACCGTGAAGGTGCCGCTGTCCTTCCTCGGCAAGGGCGCGTTCAACGCCCAAGTGCTGCAGGACGGCGCCGACGCCAAGCACCTGAAAGCCAGCAGCAGCAAAGTGAACGCGACGCAGAGCATCACGCTCAAGCTGGCGCCTTCCGGTGGCGCGGTGGCGGTGATCAAACCGTAGGAAGGCAGCGCCATTCGGCATCAACCATATGCAGGCGATGCGTCAGATGCAGCGCCCGCATGAACACCTCGTCATGCGAGACTACCACCAGCGCTCCCTGGTACCTGCCCAGCATGGCCTCCAATGCTTCCAGCGAGGCCAGGTCCAGGTGGTTGCTGGGTTCATCGAGCAGCAGCAATTGCGCCGGCGGATGCGCGTACAGCGCGCAGGCCAGGGCC is a genomic window containing:
- a CDS encoding glycoside hydrolase family 97 protein, producing MAESLRAASLLVLATLAASAGAATVTVQSPDGRNVVAVDSDKLTYTVSRDGKNLIATSPLGLNLDIGAIGAGAKLSGHAERSVKDTYNIVVGKARSAPDHFNESRLAFAANGKAPQFQLLVRAYDNGVALRYVVPEQAGLSTFKVMNEATQFNFAKDYECWGANMGRFDTSFEAEYDKIKASGIRNFHNYMAPLVCKSGAGAGTFAIAESDVKDYPGFFLSGRGDAGLGVMVTLPPRFDNNRDYRFRKTVSANVQLKGQGFQTPWRVVMLGDTPGDLTASSLIPTLAAPSQIKDTSWIKPSKTAWDWWNDWAVNVPNAGVNTATYKAFVDFSKEMKLDDILIDEGWSVGSDIEPNPQADVTRAKPEMDMPELLRYAQSKDVGVWLWVQWQQLDNQMDAAFKQYAAWGVKGVKVDFMNRNDQEMVDWYHKVLQKAADNKLMVDLHGAYPPTGLNRTWPNYITQEGVLGAENNKWSARITAAHNVTLPFTRMILGPMDYTPGGFHNATPAAFAHRNHEPMVMTTRGHAIAMYVVYDSPFQMVSDSPAAYKNADGSWADGAEFVQTVPTSWDETRILAGDIGQYIVSARRKGDTWYIGAMGNEAGRTVKVPLSFLGKGAFNAQVLQDGADAKHLKASSSKVNATQSITLKLAPSGGAVAVIKP